Below is a window of Lepisosteus oculatus isolate fLepOcu1 chromosome 8, fLepOcu1.hap2, whole genome shotgun sequence DNA.
CTGTTTCCCTTGGGAAGTGTGCACGCGCTTTTAGCTGAGCGAacctgggttcgagtcccgaCTCCTCGGCCTACAGAGGCCGCAAGCTTGGCTGTTTCAAACCATGTACTGAAATACGATTCGCAATATGTTAACGGTGCAAAGCTTGttataagcattttaaaaaaatgtattttatctaaaatgtttttaaataataaatattataatttaaGAGAATAGAGGTAAACATAATTCATCGATTGTGAATTTCGCATTGTAAACAGGAGATGGAAGGTGATTTCATCCTTAGGGTATGGAATTTTGTGAAAACAAATCACACCATTACACAACCAGGTAAACGCCGAATTTTGGGCGTCGTCAACCTCCATACAAGGATACTAAATTTGTATATTATGAATTACATTAATAAACAATTTATACGAATACTCTTGTccagtaaattattttcctgGCCTGCAATCAAGAAGCAAGGAAGCAGCACTGACACCTACTGGCCAGATTAAGTCAGTCCCAGAAAAGCGAACGAACGGCTATTTTAATCCCCCGCTTTCACAAGCGATTCTCCAGGCAGAGGAAAGACTTTAAGGGGTGAAAGAACACGAGTAAAAAAACAGCGCTATGCTTACCTAGAGCGAATTTACATGAAGTGCACAATACAATCTCCGATTTTCACATCTCTGTCAAATCGCTTTCCAGGCGGCTCTGTCTATAAAGTTGTAGAACATCGCGACGTCTTCGACATGTGCCACCATCAGATGAGATGAACTGTTAGCCTTGTAAAAGCAGCGCGGTTGTAGATTCTTTAGCTGCCCCACACGCTGAAGTATGAGACCTTtgtgtgctctctctctctcgttgtTTTGATTAATGAGGAGTTATTAATATGGAAATTTGCTTTTATGTAACAGGGGCTTTTTATTCTTAGGGGTCGTTCGGGCTCCGGTGTTTCAGCaatcattataataattattcctTGATTCTTTGAAGCGCGGAGGATCTccttcagccatttcttgaaagaaggccGGTTTTCAGCTTTAGAAACATGCTTGGTCAACTTattccacacccccacaactctttgggtaaagacgTGCTTCATTATCTCggttttaaatgtgcttctaCCTAGTTTCTGGGTTTGTCAAAGTATTTcaaatacttgaatcaggtctccttgtagtcttctctgttcaggacTAAAATAAATCAGATGTTTTAGCGTGTCAGCATAAGGCATTGCTTTAATTCCAGGATTGTGTCTGCTTGCTTTTCCAGGGACTGTTTCCACAggagcaatatctttttttataatgCAGTGATCACTCTCTCGTTGTTTtgattagtggggccagcagggggtgctcaccctgtggtccatgtgggtcctaatgccccagtatagtgatggggacactatactgtaaacaggcgccgtccttcggatgagacgtaaaaccgaggtcctgactctctgtggtcattaaaaatcccagggcgcttctcgaaaagagtaggggtgtaaccccggtgtcctggccaaatttccaattggcccttaccaatcatggcctcctaatactccccctctatgaattggctacattactctgctctcctccccactgatagctgatgtgtggtgagcgttctggcgcactatggctgccgtcgcatcatccaggtggatgctacacattggtggtggtggaggggatccccattacctgtaaagcgctttgagtggagtgtccagaaaagcgctatataagtgtaagcaattattattaattattattattattatcacattTGTACACAGTATTGCAAATGCTTACTAGCTCATTGTACATTTTTGTACATTGTACAGGCGGCatgaagaaggtttcacagccgaaacgttgcgttttctctcctattttcaacatggaataaacctattacttgttcctttgcagactacctgcatgctgacgcagctccccacctgaactaattctCAGCTTAGCTGACGGGCCGTACTGCAGCAACAAATTCACTGTAAAATGTCCTAACTACCTTTTGCCAGAAGAGGGCGGTAATAGCCCAGAAATTGCGCCATGAAGTGTCTTAAATGTTGAGAGGAATGGGCATGTGGGGAGACATTCAAGATTCTCTGTCCAAACGCGTTTTCTGTTGTCATATGAAAGATATTCCAAGGGGATTTAACTGCTAGAAAATGTGTCAAATAGGAAATGTACTTGACATGTAATCGATTTACCTAGACTGATTCCTGTACAAGCTTAAGAAAAATGTACTgtgtttgtaaataaaatattgtttcttcCTCATATATTTGTGCTCGGACTTGACTGTCTTTCAGAGGTGTTTAATAAGGCAGCGTATGGATGTCTTTCAGCTCCCGttgccaatactttaatataatacatatattttcACAGTCCTCAAAAaccactgacaaagtcaacccagctgacatcttcagaatgagcagtgaatttcaagcaagtgAAAATTACGAGGCAGTACGTTTAAaactttacccaaagggtggtggtagtgtggaacaagctgcccagccaagcTGTTGAAGCCGagaccctggtttctttcaggacAGGGCTGGAGGATGAGATCCtgcacactacagtatatgaagtcaAGAATTATGATAAACACATGGGCCCAAAGACCCCTCAAATAGTTCAGGAGGAACACGGGCTCGTGTCTCCCCCACTGCAGGGCGGTTATTGTGGCTGAAATGAGGGTGGGGGAATGGCCAAGCTCAATGAGGATACTCGCATGCTCTGCCCAGGGCAGGGCAGGAAGTGTGGAAAATGACTTCCTCTTCTGGCTCCTTTCCCCTGTCCTCAGCTTCCTCAGGAGCCATTGTCTGTGATTTACTGGGCGTCTCATGGCACAGGCTCACTCCCTTCAGCTATTTTTAAAGTGGATTATTCTATCCCCGTTTCACGGAAACAATATCAGTAGCTAATAATGTCCATCTGACAGCCGTCCAATAATGACCAAAAATGAATGGTTTGGGTCAATAATGAGATTATTAAATGACATAACCGCTTCAAGAATAAAAtggaacaaaatatttattgtggATCTAATTGCAAAATACACATATTCCtcaaaatattttctcattGAGCATTTTCTATAGCTTTTGCTACTTTCtgtattatgttaaaaaaggaACTACATCTCATTAAGACTAACATTACGAACTCATAATGTCCCTCTGAGCCGCATGAACACAGATGGGGTCTAAACCTCTGTGCCACGCCTGTGTGGGACAATGTAGTATAACAGGGTGCGTCAGGAGTGAACCTGTTACAGTAGCACAGCCCTGGAGCGTGAAAGGTGTCCCAAACCTGCTGGGTCACATAAGCCAGGGAGATGGCATTTAATCCCAACGTGAACAAAGCACCCACACTATTCATTACATACATTTCTGTAGCGCCTTTCATCCCAAAGAATTCATGTATAGGAGGGAACCTACTTCATCTACCACCAGATTGTAGTATCTATTCTGAGCCAGCaaccccactacacagcaggaCAGGTGAAGTGAGAAATGAGTTCACCACCTGAAGTCAGAGGGAACTGTAGGGAGCCCACACTGCACACACGGAGGGCAGCAGGGCTGACACCCCTACATCACAAAGACTGCCCTGAGATCTAATGActaagtcaggacctcggttacCAGTTCGTCCAAAGGCAGGTACCTCTTATAACACTGAACACTGTTCCCTGttactatattggggcattggtTTGGATATCCTAGGTCCAGAagaaagagtgccacctactgatcCATCAACACCGCATCCACCAACAGCCTGATTTTCCTGGAGGCctccatcccagtactgatccGACTTGCCCAGCTCCTGAGTTTGGATCAATCAGGCTATAGGGTACTAAAGCTGGTTTAACAGTAGATCAGCTTTCTGTCATCTTTACCTTTAAACAGTGCAGGAGTACACAAGCGCGTGCATTCATACAGAGTAAATGATAAAAGACCACAGGCAGCCatctttaaaatgacatttaggACTAACTGAAGACTAGAGAGGGTCGCAAGGCGGCGCGCTGGCCACCTGGTTCACCtcctgcgtggagtttgcatgttctccctgggtttatgtgggtttcctcccagtcTGAAGAAaagctggtaggttaactgacgcctgggaaaactggccctgggggTGTGCTTGGTGTGTGGCCTGCGATGGaccgctgtcctgtccagggtgtaccctgccccgcgtccattgcttgctgggagagGCTCCGGCTCGGCCATGACTCTGTACTGGTTAAAGTGGCAGGAAGATGGATGAAGACCAAAGAATAATTCCCACATCGCTGCCTGATAAAGATCATCTGGTTTGAAAccaaatttcattctgttgTGTTCGGGTGTTTAGGACCTTGTTTCATTCGTTTGCCACAACAAGAATGACAGCTGGAGACCTGGTTCAGAAATCTCCAtgttcagttttatttcattaaacTGAGATAACATTTCAAACTGTCCTTCAGGTTAGCACGCTTCTGGAAATATGGATTTTAAGAATTTGGGGTGCAGCACAATTATAAAGCTTAACtaactttctaaaaaaatatcctTTTGTCAATGAGCAATCTAAAGGGGAAATTTACGAAAGCTATCACTTAAAAAAGACTATAAAAATTACATTGAAGGTTTctacaaaattacatttttctgtaaagcaaatttaatataaaaaaaaatcagacgtCTAGCTGTTGGTTCTTGCGTAATGTCATTCTTTTGTTGTTATGTCATTTAAAAGCCAATAACTTCATATAATATGTCTGAGAAATATTCAACAACCTTTATaacaatttctcttttttactgTTGCATGGTGTTTTAGTTATTATAGCAATAAAGCAAAAGGGAATGACCATTGACACAATTCAGACAAGTCCCAAGCCTGCTGATGATTGACCTCAGGATACAAGCTGCCATTAGTAATGCTAAATTTCACCTTTTCTCCTGTGGTTGAAAAAGGAAACCATTATCTGCACATTTACAGAATCTAATACATACACACAGAATCTTACATATGTAAATAAATATACTATTCTAATGCTCACTGGGTGGGTTCCAAGGGGATGCCAACCCCAGTGCGGTCTCTGAGGGCAAGTGTATCAGCTCACTGTCAAAAGCCACACCCCCTCCAATCTTCAATATTATTCATTTCCAGTTTTGCAGACGTCACTTCAGTTAATAGGAGCGACGCACTTCCTGGTTCAGCAGCAGCACCTTGTGACTTTAAGGTAATGATGTCAAATAAGTGGCTTGACAGCTTGGAGCCCGAACTGGGCGTGGCCCCAGAGAGCCAGGAGCAAGAGTCCCAGGGGTTGTGACACAGGCTGCCCACTTAGGGAAGGATGAGTCTGCACTCTGCTCTGTGAGATCCGGGCTTTTCCTGATCCCCCTGATCCTTTCAGATCCCAGAAAGATTCACCCCAGCTCCCAGGTAGGTCTTCAAATGCAAAGCCAAAGTCTTCTGCTTGAAAATAGACTGGCTGAAGACAGGCTGAGCTAAACTGCAGGGTTCCTCAGGATAAATCCATATCAGCCCTGGAAGCTCGATCACGGCAGCTCCTGAAAATTTTGCCAAGCGTGGGTTGGGACAGAGGGACTGAGAGCCCCCCTCCCATCCCCAGACTCAGTCAGGCTTGGCCTGTTCTTTCCACATGTGTTACAGCAGACAGCTGTGTAGCTCTTCAGGGCTCAGGCCCCCTCAGTCTAGTCACAGAGGAATACAGAGTGTTTCCgttatgaaaaaacaaacatctttcTTCACAAGCAGCACTCCAGGACTGGGCTCCACTCGCCTCGTATGATTTCACTAATATAGAAACGTGCGTATTTAAACCCTTCACAGTTCAGcaccatttttaaaattcacCTCATGAAAAACATCATTTAAGGTGACGTTTGTTCAATCACGTGTGCAGTGTGATCTAACAGGAGTTTTGATTTATTGAATCCCTTTCCAGCTTGTTTGCTGGAATTCTGTCCAGGAAGGAATAACAATTATTTTGATGTATGAGTTTTTCTCAGATGGCTGAGCTAATTGACAGAATTAGATAAGATATGATCCTTGGTAATTCAGAATTGAGAAATTACAAGTAGCTTAACTCTATTAAAATGAGCTTTTATTCTGGCACTTGAAAGTGTATTTGTCCCTGATACATTTGAGAAGGAACTTTCTGTTAAAACCTTGTGTttacaatattaaatatgaaattaaaGAGTAATGGCTTCATTAAATGCGCAAACGTCCAAGTTGTGTAatatgactttttaaaatggcTCAGTTAGCTCTGTATAAAAACTTTCAGCTGTGTAACAGGCTTTGCATTAAAATTCCTTATATGCTAAAGCTAGGGAATAACTCAAATAGTGCTCGAACGAGCACAGTAGCTGTTTGTTTCCCTCCTCGGAAATCCAGTGCTCATTGACCGGCTGTAACCTGTCTCACTGGCCTCTGCTCCTTCTGCTGAGCTAGATGGCCAGCAGTTGGGTGAGCAAGGTGAAAGGCCATTAGTAgtccataaaaaaacaactgtgtaCTTCTGAGGCCCCCCAAAGATGTACATAAGTGGCAACTGGCAGCATCATAAAAGTCATTTAAATTTCTAAAACTAATAAAATAGTACTTTCTGCACTGACACTTAAGTGCTCCTGTCTAAGTTTCTGATTTGATTCACCAAACATACCCTTCCCTTTCGCCCTCAACCTGCATTCAGACCTCAGTCTCCTGACCCTGGTCCGGCACACTGACTGAAGCGCGAGTCCGCTCTGTTTACGCCAGTCATCTTGAATTGGATCGAACGGAACAACATGGGCCAGCAGCTCCCTCAGTCCCGTTCACAATCGCCCGCCACCCTGCAGCCTTTCCCCCCTGAACTTCGACCGCTCAGGTCCTCCTGCCGGTCCAGTCTCCAGCCGCTGTGGAACGGCCTCGCCGCCGTGCCGTCTCGTGAAACACTTCCCTCTAGCCGGGATGTGCCGTCTCCCAGCCTGGGTCACCCCGCAGGACTGTTCCCCCACTGCCCGATCCTGCCGACGGGTCCATGTGCTGCGTCTCCCGGCCAGAGCTGCTGTGTAACTATGGGGCAGCCGGTCCAGCAGCACGCGGTCCCTGTGTTCCTGAAGCCCGCCGGCCTGCCTGAGCAGTTTCTCTCCAGGTTAGGTTGCAGGCTTCATGCCAGCTGCAGCGTCGGGATTTTTGTAGACAAGAGCGAGCTCGTGGCTGAGGTGGCGAGGCGCGCGGGTGGCAGGGAACTTGTTCTTCACTGGCGCCGACCTGGAAATGGCTCTGAGGAGCTTGGCGCGGTACCGGTCGCCAGCCAGGAAGTAGAGGATGGGGTCGATGCAGCTGTTGACGCTGGCCAGCGGGCGCGTGATCTTGTAGGCGAAGTTGACGATGTTGAGCACGGCGCAGTCGGCCTCCAGCACGCGGTAGGTGTAGTAGAGGGTGCGGGTGATGTGGAAGGGCACGAAGCAGAGGGCGAAGACCACCAGGACCACCACGATCAGCTTGACCGACTTCCGCCGCGCGCTGCCGCCCGCCCGccgcgaggaggaggaggagagcgcAGCCGTGGGCTGGCACAGCGCCCGCGCCATCAGGCAGTAGCAGCCCACGATGACCAGGAAGGGGACGCCGAACAGCAGCGTCATGACCGCCGAGCTGTAGCTGACGTACTGGTCGAAGTCCTCCGGCCGGGTGGTGTCGTGGCACAGCGTGTCGTTGCCCCGGAGGCTGGTGGTGACGAAGATGAGGTTGGGCACGAGGCAGGCGGCGACGGCACACCACACGGCCGCGCACGCCAGGTGGGCGTAGCGGGTCTTGATCCAGCGCAGCGAGCGGATGGGGTGGCAGATGCCCAGGTAGCGGTGCACGCTGATGCAGGTGAGGAAGAGGATGCTGGAGTAGAGGTTGGCGTAGAAGAGGAAGCGCACGATCTTGCACAGCCCCTCGCCGAAGGGCCAGTCGTTGCGGTTGGCGTAGTAGTAGACCAGCGTGGGCAGGGACAGCACGTACAGCGTGTCGGACAGGGACAGGTGGAACATGTACACCGTGCTGGCGTTCCAGGGGCGCATCTTGCACAGGAACATCCACAGGGCGACGGAGTTCAGGGCCAGCCCCAGCACGCACACCACGCTGTAGGACACGGGCAGCAGGATGTACTTGAACTCCTCGTCGAAGCGGCAGCTCTCGTTCGCCTCTGCGGGGGACCAGAGGGACTCGTTCGGCCCCTGGGGGGGACCAGCTGGCGGCAGCGCTCCGGGCATTTCGTTCCGCCTTTCACCTCGGCACGAAAAAGTCACCTGGAACAAAATACCGCATCATCTATCCAACACCGCAGAAAGCAAGGTCGAACACGCTGCTGTGTGTTCTTCCCAGGGGTTACATATTAATAAATGGCACACACAGAAATGTTCACACTGCAACTTTGCGGCCATGCGACTGTGACAACACGTAAGagatctctctcttttttttaaaaaaaagaaacaatataaatattaaagcgTATTACTTCAGGGAGAAAAACTTCCCTTTGTCACACCGGTCCAGTAACAGTATGAACTGTTTCAAGATCACCGCAGAGAGGCAAAGAGGAGTTCGTAACGTGAACATTGCGCTGCCTGCCGTTTTTAAAACAAGAACCTGCAAAAGTTTCCCAGGGGTGAAGAAACACCCCTTTGCCCCTTTCGCTCATCACCTGTATGTTGTTTTGGAGAACATATTTCACGGCATTAGAACTTCTGGGACATCTTCCCATAAACTTAATAAGTGAGGTATCCGTGTATTCACCTTTCCGTCCAACGATGTGGAAACTCCAGCTAATGGGCGTGTAGACGTGAATTAAACGGATAAGAAATGGGGTTCTGTAATGGCCCAGCAATAGCCAAATGCTGCTGAGAAAACCCGATCtcgtttcatttttgtttttgagacAATAATTCGGTGCCTTAATTTTTTTACGAAGTATTAAGCACTCCACTACAGGAGATAACGCCAATCAAGGCACGTTGTGTTAAAATGATGCCATCAATATCGGAGTGAAGTTGAAATTTTCCGGATCTCCGCTGTTGGTTTTGTACAGTAAACGCCAATGCgcaggaggaagagagagagagagaaaaaaaaacttgagcaATAGTAGCTACACTCGACTCACGCCGCACTATCGCACTCGGGGTGAAATTTCAGGCTTCTCAGCTACTGTAACTTCACTTACAGAACATGCTTGTTTCCCTCCTGACGCGGCGAGCTGACGCTCATCTTCTGTCGCTCGCTCACTCACTCACCCATCCGTCCGCCCGTCTGCCGGTCGGCGGCTCAGCGAGGCTCAGGGCGCCGAGCGCGTCGGTATTACTCACCGCCGAGAGAGTGGGGCGGCCCTCGCAGGAACGGAACCGCGGGGGTAAGAAGGCAGAGCGCGTCAGCGAAGCGCCCCCTCCCCTCGCACTGGCCGCCCCTGAAGTGCAACAATCGGATGGTCTCCAGCTGCGACAAAGACCCTCCTGTTACTGGGCAGGACGCGCCATCCGTAGGTGGGAGACGCCGGGAATGTGGCAGACGCGTTTCTCAACTCGATATTAAGAAAAGGCGCCGTATTTCTATGGttatttctaattttctaaGACCCATAGGGGGCTCCTACACTCAAGAGGTAACCTAGAATTGAAATGACacaacacccacacacacacactgtagcaGAACGTGACGCGCGattttacaaagtaaataaCCTTTGGGACAAACCTCATAGTTGTGTAATAAAACTGTATACACTATATGTAATGAATTATGAACTATACGGCACTTTACAATACATGAAAAGCACATGGCacgataaaataaaaaaaatgtgccaAGCTTAAAAGGAAGCCAAGGTGGAAAACAAAATAGataaattaattacaaaaaagCTAATCTCAAAAACATTGCAAACCACACTTAAACACACCCAATGAGGTCAAGTCCCTGATGTCTGTTGGGATAAACAGTACCCTTACCAGCCCCCTAATCTACAGATAAGGTCAACACCTTATTACATCACCTTATTAAAATCAAGTTTATTCCTATACCCCCTCCATGTCTGTCCCTCTCCTTCCCTTGTCTCCCCTCACCCCCCACTCCTCATCTCCTCGCTCTCCTCCGTCTCCTTTCCCTTTACCTAGGTCTCCTCTTCgctttttctcctgtgttttgtATGTGTCCTGGGGGGTGAGATGGTGTCCTGTTGTCTCGGCTATGATTAGGTTGTGGTGTTGTAGCAGCGCTGTCCTGCGGCTGGCTGGAGCTGGAGAGGTAGTCCTGTGTGTCTCGGCTGTGACTGGGTTGACTCTGATCTGTGGTGttgtagcagtgctgtcctgcgGCTGGCTGGAGCTGGAGAGGTAGTCCTGTGTGTCTCGGCTGTGACTGGGTTGACTCTGATCTGTGGTGttgtagcagtgctgtcctgcgGCTGGCTGGAGCTGGAGAGGTAGTCCTGTGTGTCTCGGCTGTGACTGGGTTGACTCTGATCTGTGGTGTTGTAGCAGCGCTGTCCTGCGGCTGGCTGGCATCAGTGTCGCACAGGGCAGTGAGCTTCAGGACCAGCTGACTGGGGGGACAGGGGACACTTCTCTGGGATCAAcacttggctcagcagggcctaCCGGTAGTAGGAACTCTGGTCACTGCATTTTAGGTGTACTCAATATTTTATTGCCGTCTTTTATATATTGATTAGCAGTGGATATCAGATGAATTTATCTCTGTATGCATTGtttggtgtttttctctgcacatggaTCATTTTTTACCGACCTCTGTGTGCAGGGCTTCTAAGGGGTGTTTGTCTCCTtaggtgtaatcctggtctgtgactgcaccCCAGCACTTCACTACTATATGGGGCAATAGGTTCAAAcccactttcaaatatttgggaCCTGTTTTTGTGTGCAGGGGCTGATATGGCAGAGAGTCTCCTTCTCATGGTGTAGAAATCCCCAAGTGCCTCCTCCTTCTCCCTGTtctcactgccaggtcaaaccTTTCTGGAGAGCTGGTCTTCAGGAGCAAGGTATGAATGGTTAGTCACGTGTTCcaatgtgtttttattcaaGGGGAAGCAGTGGCTGCTTATCCAAGGTCCTGCTTTCTTCCAGAACGAGTATGTGCTGTCTTCCACTCCCATCTCCCTCCCCCACATCCCCCCacctctcctccccctctcACACTGGTGTCAAAGTGGCACCTTtgagaaatgtgcaaaaagaacaaaacaaggaAGAAAAGCCTATGCAATACCAACAATTGcaagggcagcagtgtggagcaatGGTTAGTGTTCTGGACACATAACTGGAAAGCTCTGGGCTTAACACGTAGTTAAGACATTGCTATTATAGCAAGGTGCTTCTGAATCACTTCATAAAATACTTAGCTGCATAAATGGGAACTGATGTAAGTTGCATTGGATGAAAGCATCAGCCAgataaattaattgaattaatct
It encodes the following:
- the LOC102682438 gene encoding P2Y purinoceptor 4, whose product is MPGALPPAGPPQGPNESLWSPAEANESCRFDEEFKYILLPVSYSVVCVLGLALNSVALWMFLCKMRPWNASTVYMFHLSLSDTLYVLSLPTLVYYYANRNDWPFGEGLCKIVRFLFYANLYSSILFLTCISVHRYLGICHPIRSLRWIKTRYAHLACAAVWCAVAACLVPNLIFVTTSLRGNDTLCHDTTRPEDFDQYVSYSSAVMTLLFGVPFLVIVGCYCLMARALCQPTAALSSSSSRRAGGSARRKSVKLIVVVLVVFALCFVPFHITRTLYYTYRVLEADCAVLNIVNFAYKITRPLASVNSCIDPILYFLAGDRYRAKLLRAISRSAPVKNKFPATRAPRHLSHELALVYKNPDAAAGMKPAT